The genomic interval TATGGGTGCAGGTAGATGATTGTACCCAGGCCACGTTGTTGGGTAATATGATAAAAAAATAAGAAGGAGGGCATTATGGATCTGATCAGCATAAAGAATCGATTTGGCATCATTGGCAATTCCCCATCCCTGAATTATGCCTTGCAGGTAGCCATTCAGGTAGCGAATACTGACCTTACCGTATTGATCCACGGAGAAAGTGGTGTAGGTAAAGAGGTCTTTTCTCAAATCATCCATTCACTAAGCGCGCGAAAGCACAACCCTTTTATCGCGGTAAACTGTGGCGCTATACCAGAAGGAACGATCGATTCGGAATTGTTTGGACATGAGAAAGGTTCATTCACCGGGGCCGTGGACAGCCGCAAAGGTTATTTTGAAACCGTCAATGGAGGCACCATCTTTCTGGATGAGATTGGTGAAATGCCCCTGGGTACCCAGGCCCGGTTGCTTCGGGTATTGGAAGCAGGAGAATATATCCGGGTGGGTTCTTCCAAAGTACAAAAGACCGATGTGCGGGTGATTGCCGCTACGAATAAAGACCTGCTTCAATTGGTACAGGCGGGTCGTTTTCGCGAAGACCTGTATTATCGATTAAGTACGGTGCCCATCCGTGTACCCGCGCTGCGTGACCGCAAAGAAGATATTCATTTGTTGTTTCGAAAATTTGCTGCAGATTTTGCCGACAAGTATAAGACCGCCTCTGTACAATTGGATGAGGATGCCAAAAACCTGTTAATTAACTACCCCTGGCCCGGGAATGTGCGTGAATTGAAGAATATTGCGGAGCAGATCTCTGTTTTGTCAATGGATAAACTGGTCAATGCCCGGGAATTGGAAAAATACCTGCAGCCTTATTCCAGCAATCGACTTCCGGTTCTTTCCCACACCGCGGCAGCAGCCGACAATGCCAGTTTTGCCAACGAACGGGAGATACTCTACAAGTTGTTCTTCGACATGAAGAAGGATGTGAATGAATTAAAACGGATGTTCTTTGATATCATTCAAAATCCGGGTGTCGCCAATTCTCATCCAGGATTTATGGAAGAAATAAAAGAACTCCATGGCCAGGAAAATGTATCCGGAGGCAATATGGGTTATGGACTGCCATCTTCCCTGTCCAACAACACCCAACCTGTGATGGTTCAGGATGTGCATGAACATGTAGTCGTGGAAGAAAGCCTGAACATTATGGATAAGGAAAAAGAACTCATCATTAAGGCGCTCAAGAAACACAAGGGAAAACGGAAGGATGCAGCCTCTGACCTGGGAATTTCTGAACGCACTTTATACCGAAAGCTGAAAGAATATGACATTGAAGAATGAACGATCGCCCCGTCGCCGAAACTGGAACACCGGGCTTGTGTTTATCATCGTAGCCGGTATAATCATGCTGGGGCAATTCAACAGCAGTTGTAAGTTTTATTCATTTAATCAGGGCCAGATTCCAGATTCAATAAAAACGATCAAGATCAATTTTATTGAGAACAAGGCCCAGTACATCAATCCGCAACTTAGTCCCCAGCTGACCGACAAACTACGGCAAAAGATCCTTAGCCAGACCCGGCTCACACAAACCAATAACGTAAGTGAAGCCCATTATGAGATATCCGGATTCATTTCCACTTATTCTGTTTCAACTGTAGGTGCGACCAACCAACAAAGTTCCACCAACCGGTTAACCGTTGGCGCCAAGATCACACTCAATAATCATAAATCAGGGCCCATTGCAGGCAAGAATCCGAAGGAGATCAATGTTAGCCGGAACTTTGATTTTGATGCCACTTTTAGTCTGGCCCAGGCAGAAGCGGCACTGACAGAAACCATCATCAATAACCTGGTGGACGAAATCTTCAATAACATTTTTTCTGACTGGTAATATACCCCTAATTTGCGGGCATGAAAGGGGCACTAGACCAAATTGCACAATCCTTTTTTCAGCGAGACTCCTGGGATGAATTGTCTGTGGCGGACATTAAAGCCATGACCGACAAACACCCCTACTTTTCTGGTGGACAGGTTATGCTGGCTTTAAAAGCAAAAGAAGCGGGTGATGAGCATGCGGAGCAACTTGTTTTGCGCGCATCGTTATATATGGCCAATCCGTTGGTTTTCGACCAAATGATCCGTAACCTGGAAGATACTGACCAGGCATGGGTAAATGAAGAAAGCCCGGAGATACGGCAGATCCTGGAAAGAGAGATGGAAGTGGCCGAAGAAGAAGTGACGGAGATCGAACTTGCCCCACAACATACCGTGGATTATTTTGCCTCACAGGGTATCCAGGATAAACCACAGGGAACCGCCGAGAACGACCGGTTTAGCCACCAACTCCGGAGCTTTACCGAGTGGTTAAAGACATTAAAAAAACTGACTCCCGACCAACCCGTTCCAACCCATTCCGCCCCCGAAGAAGAAGAAAAGATCACCCATCTGGCCGAGGACTCCCTCCAGGAGCCGGAAGTGCTCACAGAAGCCATGGCCGAGATCTGGCTCAAGCAGGGAGATGGCGAAAAAGCAAAGGCCATTTACCACAAATTAAGTTTGCTGAATCCCGCCAAAAGCGCTTACTTTGCATCCCTGATTGACAAAATAAACGCCTCAAAATGACCCTTTTATTTGTAATTCTGATCATTCTTGCCTGCGTGGTACTTGGAGTTATCGTCCTGATTCAGAACCCCAAAGGCGGTGGCCTGGCGGGTAATATCGCTGGTTTCAGCACACAGTTCATGGGTGTTAAACAAACCACAGATGTTCTTGAAAAAGGCACCTGGCTTTTCTCTGCCATCGTTGGCTTGCTGGCCCTGTTTTCCACCCTGCTGATCTCTTCCGATGCAGGATCCACCAATGGACGCAGCCAGGAGATTTCTGCTCCTCCCCCTTCAGGCACCAATTCAACGAATACAACTGCTCCGTTTCAAACCACTCCTGGTACTACTACCAGCCCGGATACAACCAAATAAGCAAATTTTCTCCTGATAAGATATTAACCCACGTTAACACGTGGGTTTTTTTATGGAAAACAATTAGCGATATTTGAGTAATTTGATACCCATGAAAAAATGGATTCTTGCCTTCGTATTTCTGGTGCTTGTTCTGGGACTGTTTTTGGGTTGGAAATTGCTGGGCCCCGTAACCCAGGCACCGGAGGGAAAGTACTTCTACATTGCAACAGGTGCCACCTACAATGAGGTAAAAAAAGAATTGACAGCCAAAAAGGTCTTGCGCGGAACATTCTGGTTTGACTGGTTGGCTAAAAAAATGGACTATCCATCCCTGGTTAAACCCGGACGCTATTTAATTCCTCCACGCACCAGTTTATTGCAATTAGTCCGAATGCTTCGAAATGGCCGCCAGTCACCTGTCAACCTTGTAATCAGCCGACGCATAAGAGTACGGGAAGACCTGGTGAAACTCATGAAGGACAAGTTTGAGTTTTCCGCTGATGATATGAACAGTTTTCTGGCCTCCAATGACAGCTTGAAGAAATATGGATTGGATACAGCCGGCTTTACGCTGGCGATTTTCCCGGATACCTATCAATTCTTCTGGAATACTACACCCCGAAAGGTTTATGACCGGCTATGGGAGGAATCGACAAAATACTGGACACCAGAAAAGGTGGCCAAAGCCCGTGCAAAAGGGTTAACTATTCTGGAGGCACATGTCCTGGCCTCTGTAGTAGAGGAGGAAACCAATTATGGGCCCGAAAAACCCACGATTGCCAGTGTGTACCTGAACCGTGTGGCAAAAGGCATTCCATTGCAGGCGGACCCGACAGTGAAATTTGCATTACGTGACTTCGGGTTGCGAAGAATCTATTTTAAACATTTGCAGGTTGCTTCCCCTTATAATACCTATCGAAATAAAGGTTTGCCACCCGGACCTATTTGCAATGTGCAAAAATCAACCCTTGATGCTGTCCTGGATGCCCCCAAAACCGATTACATTTACTTTGTCGCCAATAGCGATTTCTCGGGCAGCCACGTTTTTTCGGCTGAGGATGTAACACATATGAAACTGGCCCGTCAATATCAGTTGGCGTTGGATTCCCTGCAGAAGGCCAAACAAAAATGACAAATGGATTGGCAACATTGGTTTACCCGTTTAAAAAGAAGATGGATCACCTCCCCTCCTTACCGGCTGGTGGTTCACTGGAGCAAGGAGATCTATCCCCCTGGATTCAGAGGTATATCCCTGTTTGATGTGACGGTCTTTTTTTTCCGCCAGCTAGGCAATACCAATATGACGGAACGGGCATCTTCTATCGCATTCAATCTGCTGCTGGCCATTCCACCCGCGATCATTTTTCTCTGTACCCTGATTCCCTTTTTCCCTATTTCCGATCAGTTCACCGATCAACTCCATCAACTCATCCGTGATATTATTCCGGGAGAGAAAAACAATGCGGCGATCATTTCTTTTATTGACGATTTTATCTATAAACCCAGGACGGGCCTGCTCTCCTTTGGTTTTATCCTGGCCCTGTATTTCTCCACCAATACCATGATGGGGATTAGTCGTTCATTTAACCGCAACTATATTGGGTTTAAAAAAAGAACCAGCTTTCATGACCGCTGGGTTTCTGTTAAGCTTACACTTATCCTTTTTGTACTGGTTATTTTTTGTATCCTGTTGCTCGTAACCCAGGGCTATGTGATGGACTGGCTGGGGATCAAGGATCCCGATATCCGGGCCCTGCTGATCAATGGGCGGTGGGGAGCTATAGTGCTGCTTTTCTTTTTTATCATTTCTTTTATTTACCGGCATGCCCCGGCGGTCCACAAAAAATGGGCCCTGATCAACCCCGGGTCCCTGCTGGCCACCACCCTGATGCTCCTGTTTACGGTAGGGTTTACCTATTGGGTAGATAACTTTTCGAATTACAATAAGTTATACGGGTCAATCGGTACCATTCTTATTGTCATGGTGCTGATTTATTTCAACTCTATTGTGCTCCTGATCGGGTTTGAACTCAATGTCAGCATCTCCTCCCTGCAAAGAATTGCGGAGGAGCGGAAAAAAAATATGGCTGACGGTAAACATTCCCAACAATAAAATGTTGAAATTTACGGTATAGAGTATCTGTCTCCCTAAAAAAACGCCCCATGAAACGATTAAAACCCGACGAGATGAAAAAATTGATTGCGACCATCATCCCTCTCGCAGCCATCTTTGTGGTATCCTTTACCACTCCTCATCGTGCAATTCCCATTGGTGGAGACATGCCCCTGGCTGACCGTAAAATGAAAGATATTTCCGGAAAAGAAGTAGCCCTGCAGGATGCCATAAAAGAAAATGGCCTGTTGGTGATGTTCAGTTGCAATACCTGTCCCTATGTGATCAAGAACCAGGATCGTACGCGCGCCATTGCGCAATACGCCGCCGAGCAGGGCGTAGGGGTTGTATTGGTGAACTCCAATGAAGCAGAACGAGGCGATGCTGACTCCTATTCCGCTATGCAGGCTTACGCCCAGGAACAGGGATATAAATGGTATTATGTGGTGGATGATAATTCGGTTTTAGCGGATGCTTTCTCTGCCAATCGCACCCCTGAATGCTTTCTGTTCAATAAGGATAAAAAACTCGTTTATCACGGCGCTATTGACGATAACCCTTCCGATGCATCCAGTGTCAGCCGTGAACACCTGAAAATGGCAATGGATGAAATGAAAGCCGGCAAAGAAGTAAGTACCAAGGAATCCCGGAGCGTGGGTTGCGGTATCAAAAGACTTTGATCCCCCTTTTTTTGGCTGATTTTTTAATTTTTCCTAATTTTTTATGGAATTGGAAACGGGTTGCATCTAACCGGTAACCACTGTAACTTCATTGTTCACCCGTTCCGCTCTGCGTGGGACACCAAAATCAGCTTATGACGCTTCGCAGCTTCCTCAACAAAGCCATCATTCTGGGTGTATTTGTGCTTGCCGGTTTCCTGCTGGCCCGCAGTCTGTATTATAACAGTCTTTTAGGTATTGTCTGTGCCATCATCGCCATTGGCGCATGGGCCAATTTTCTTTATCGTCTTCACAAACACCAGGAAGAAGACAGGGTCCTTAATGAACTGTGTGACGACCAAAAGGCTTAACGGCCTACGAGCTTCCTCAAAATCTCTTCGAATTTTTCAGGCTTGATCTTTTCTTCCTGAAAATATCGGAACCCCGTTTTATTATTGATGAATAAGGTGGCAGGTATCACTCCCGACCAACTGCTGTCAATTACCGGACAGAAGTAATCTGCATTGGTTTCATCCAGCCATTGTATCGGGGCATAAAAATTTCTTGCTTTAGCAAACTCACTTATCTTATTTGGATAATTGCTACGCATATCAAGGCTGACAAGTACCAGGATTACGCTATCTGCACCGAATGCTTTTACCTTTTCCTGAAAATAAGGTATCTCCGCTATACAAGGTTTACAGGTGGTTGACCAGAAATTTAGCACCAATGGTTTATCAGCCTGCTGAATAAAGGCGGCAACGTCTCCGATCTTTACTTTGGGTATCTCCTGACCTATGGACATCATCCAATGGCTCCCCAAAAATAAAATCAAAAAAATGGTCTGCTTAATCATTGAGTCTCATTTTATAGTAATGATTCCTGGGGGTCATCATACCCCCACTCTTTCAATAAACCCTGGTATTGCTCACTCGGCAGTCGCACCTGATCATAGTGTCCTGCTTTTTCCTTTTGCCGATAGGCCTCATACACCGTTACCGCGCAGGCCACACTGATATTGAGGGATTGAATGATCCCAGCCTGAGGAATGAGGAAATTTCCATCGGCACCGGCACGGATTTCCTCTGATACGCCGCCGTGTTCATTTCCAAAAACCAAGGCTGTTGGAGGCAGCAGGTCCAGTTCATATAAACTTACGGCATCTGTACTTAGGTGTGTTGTTAAAATTCGCTGATAGCGGGAACGCAGGGCCTTCAAACAGGCATCTACCTGATCGAATTGATGAATGGTCAGCCACTTGGCTGCAGAAGAGGAACTTCGAGCTCCCCATTTTTTATGCCGTGGTATTTTGTAGTTCAATACATAGATCTCCTGGATCCCCACCGCATCACAGGTTCGCATCACTGCTGAAATATTATGTGGATCAAAAACATTTTCCAATACCACCGTCAGATCGGGCTGGCGTTTGTTCAATACGGTGGTTAGACGGGTATAGCGTTCGGGGGTCATGGTGTGATGGAAGAATTAGGTTTAAGGCTTTTAGCTATTAGCTGTTAGCCTCTGTTCAAAGCTAACAGCTAATAGCTAAAAGCCAAAAGCTAAAAAAAACCGATAAGCCGGATTCTGTCGAGGGTTATCATTTATCTGTCCCGCGGGTTACCCTGCGGGATCAATCTGCCTACCCATCAGCATCGGGCGAGCCGCCCTCAATCGCTGACCTATGTGGCATTTCAGCATGCAAGGTTTACCCTACCCTGTTGTTGCCAACAGGATCCGTGAGCTCTTACCTCACGTTTTCACCCTTATCCACCAGAGGCGGACGGTAATTTTCTGTGGCACTATCTGTTCCCGTTTTACCGGGACCCGGCTCTTCACCGGTGCATTGCTCTGTGCTGTCCGGACTTTCCTCCTCCCCAAAGGGAAGCGATAACCTGGTTATGCCGGCAAAGATAAACCTTTCCGGGGTGGTCGGTGTTCACCGGGTTTTTTCGCAGGTTTACCGGGTTTTTGTGATTACCAGCCTAAAGTCCCTTGGGAAGAAATAAGGGGCACTGTAGTTTTGGTTAAAAATCAAGAAGATGACAGAAAATACAAATACTCCCTGGCGGGAAAGAAGAATGGAAAGACAAGAGGCCAGATGGTCTTCCACAGGTCGAATCTGGACCGGTTTACTTCTTTTATTGATCGGCGGTGTGGCTCTTCTGCGTGCCATGCAGTTTCCAGTTCCATCCTGGTTATTTACCTGGCAAATGTTGCTGATCGCGATCGGTCTGTTCTCGGGTTTTCGGAATCAGTTTCAAGGTGGATTCTGGATCGTCCTGATACTGGTCGGTGGCATCTTCCTGCTGGAGCAATATTTTCCAAACCTCATTGTACGAGCCTATTTATGGCCGCTTGGTTTGATCGCCCTGGGCTTATTGTTAATCCTGCGTCCTAACCGGCGGAGAAGGGATAACTGGTCAAGCTCCCAGGCAACAACAGGCGAAAGCGAAAGGGTGGTGATCGGTAATACGACTGAATCTCACCATACAAGTGATTTTATTGATTCGACCTCGATCTTTGGAGGCACCAAAAAGATCATTGTATCCAAGGATTTCAAAGGCGGAGAGATCGTCAATATCTTTGGTGGCAGCGAGATCGACCTTACACAGGCTGATATAAATGGTACAGTGCGATTGGAATTGACCCAGGTATTTGGAGGAACAAAACTTCTTGTTCCCGCGCACTGGCAGATAAAACCCGAAATGATGGCCTTGTTTGGCGGGATTGAAGACAAACGTCGCTCTACCGACCTGGCCAATGATCCCAACAAAGTATTGGTATTAAATGGAACTTCCATTTTTGCCGGAATTGAGATAAAAACCTATTAACCAGATTCTATGCATTTCCTTAAACAACCCACTGCTATTGCTGACTGGTACCTTGTGAAGATCGTTTACCGGATCATTTGCGGAACCGGCCAGCATACTGCACAATTTGATGAGCAATTAAGATTGATACAGGCACCCAACCGACAAATGGCATTTGAAAAAGCCGAAAAATTGGGGAGGTCGGAGGAAACAACCTTCTTTAATCACGAAGAACAATTGGTGCGGTGGGAATTCATTCATGTAACGGATCTCTACCGGGTAAGTCCGCAGATCGACGGAGCTGAAGTATATTCACGAATCGAAGAAAGGGAACCGGCCGAGCATTATATCCAGATTCTTAAAGGCAAGGCCAGATCTTTGTTCGGACAAATAACCAAAGAACAGCTTGCCGGCTGATCAGGATATGTCAACGGATCTTCAAACCAACAGTAAATATCGATACTTCTTTACCGGATGGTGGCTCTGCTGGGCTGCCGTCCATTTTTATGTGGTACAGAGTTATGGCATACACCCCAGAACTGCCCTGGTGGACAGCCTCATCAGCAATGCACTGCTGGCAGGAGCCTGTTTGCTGATCATAAATAATATGCGGTATTACCTCCCGCGAAAGGAACGATATGGTTACCTCCT from Chitinophagales bacterium carries:
- a CDS encoding sigma-54-dependent Fis family transcriptional regulator, with the protein product MDLISIKNRFGIIGNSPSLNYALQVAIQVANTDLTVLIHGESGVGKEVFSQIIHSLSARKHNPFIAVNCGAIPEGTIDSELFGHEKGSFTGAVDSRKGYFETVNGGTIFLDEIGEMPLGTQARLLRVLEAGEYIRVGSSKVQKTDVRVIAATNKDLLQLVQAGRFREDLYYRLSTVPIRVPALRDRKEDIHLLFRKFAADFADKYKTASVQLDEDAKNLLINYPWPGNVRELKNIAEQISVLSMDKLVNARELEKYLQPYSSNRLPVLSHTAAAADNASFANEREILYKLFFDMKKDVNELKRMFFDIIQNPGVANSHPGFMEEIKELHGQENVSGGNMGYGLPSSLSNNTQPVMVQDVHEHVVVEESLNIMDKEKELIIKALKKHKGKRKDAASDLGISERTLYRKLKEYDIEE
- the secG gene encoding preprotein translocase subunit SecG, encoding MTLLFVILIILACVVLGVIVLIQNPKGGGLAGNIAGFSTQFMGVKQTTDVLEKGTWLFSAIVGLLALFSTLLISSDAGSTNGRSQEISAPPPSGTNSTNTTAPFQTTPGTTTSPDTTK
- the mltG gene encoding endolytic transglycosylase MltG produces the protein MKKWILAFVFLVLVLGLFLGWKLLGPVTQAPEGKYFYIATGATYNEVKKELTAKKVLRGTFWFDWLAKKMDYPSLVKPGRYLIPPRTSLLQLVRMLRNGRQSPVNLVISRRIRVREDLVKLMKDKFEFSADDMNSFLASNDSLKKYGLDTAGFTLAIFPDTYQFFWNTTPRKVYDRLWEESTKYWTPEKVAKARAKGLTILEAHVLASVVEEETNYGPEKPTIASVYLNRVAKGIPLQADPTVKFALRDFGLRRIYFKHLQVASPYNTYRNKGLPPGPICNVQKSTLDAVLDAPKTDYIYFVANSDFSGSHVFSAEDVTHMKLARQYQLALDSLQKAKQK
- a CDS encoding YihY/virulence factor BrkB family protein; translation: MDWQHWFTRLKRRWITSPPYRLVVHWSKEIYPPGFRGISLFDVTVFFFRQLGNTNMTERASSIAFNLLLAIPPAIIFLCTLIPFFPISDQFTDQLHQLIRDIIPGEKNNAAIISFIDDFIYKPRTGLLSFGFILALYFSTNTMMGISRSFNRNYIGFKKRTSFHDRWVSVKLTLILFVLVIFCILLLVTQGYVMDWLGIKDPDIRALLINGRWGAIVLLFFFIISFIYRHAPAVHKKWALINPGSLLATTLMLLFTVGFTYWVDNFSNYNKLYGSIGTILIVMVLIYFNSIVLLIGFELNVSISSLQRIAEERKKNMADGKHSQQ
- a CDS encoding thioredoxin family protein; translation: MKKLIATIIPLAAIFVVSFTTPHRAIPIGGDMPLADRKMKDISGKEVALQDAIKENGLLVMFSCNTCPYVIKNQDRTRAIAQYAAEQGVGVVLVNSNEAERGDADSYSAMQAYAQEQGYKWYYVVDDNSVLADAFSANRTPECFLFNKDKKLVYHGAIDDNPSDASSVSREHLKMAMDEMKAGKEVSTKESRSVGCGIKRL
- a CDS encoding TlpA family protein disulfide reductase; the encoded protein is MIKQTIFLILFLGSHWMMSIGQEIPKVKIGDVAAFIQQADKPLVLNFWSTTCKPCIAEIPYFQEKVKAFGADSVILVLVSLDMRSNYPNKISEFAKARNFYAPIQWLDETNADYFCPVIDSSWSGVIPATLFINNKTGFRYFQEEKIKPEKFEEILRKLVGR
- a CDS encoding RNA methyltransferase — translated: MTPERYTRLTTVLNKRQPDLTVVLENVFDPHNISAVMRTCDAVGIQEIYVLNYKIPRHKKWGARSSSSAAKWLTIHQFDQVDACLKALRSRYQRILTTHLSTDAVSLYELDLLPPTALVFGNEHGGVSEEIRAGADGNFLIPQAGIIQSLNISVACAVTVYEAYRQKEKAGHYDQVRLPSEQYQGLLKEWGYDDPQESLL
- a CDS encoding DUF4288 domain-containing protein; translated protein: MHFLKQPTAIADWYLVKIVYRIICGTGQHTAQFDEQLRLIQAPNRQMAFEKAEKLGRSEETTFFNHEEQLVRWEFIHVTDLYRVSPQIDGAEVYSRIEEREPAEHYIQILKGKARSLFGQITKEQLAG